TTTAGGTTTTATGATGGGACTGATCGAGGCATTCATACTATTAAATCAGCGCTTCGAGAGATTAACAGGCAAAAATGTAATTCGTCAATGGATAAGATGGGGCTCTATGCAACTCATAGAAAAACCTCGCTTGTTTTAGGATTAGATTCAAAATGTGACATGCGGTTCTTTGAATATGATCATACGTATAAACTACGACAGACTTTGTCAGGGTTTCCTTTTCACAAATCAGCTTAAGCTGGTTTGGCGTTAAATCACTTCCAATTATCAGAATGCACTTGGGATTTTCGAATAAGAGTCCTTTCTCATCTTTAAGATAATTGCGTTGCCTATACACAAAACTCAAATATCGCTCCGATTGATTCCATGCATCGTTAAATGACGAGGAAAAATTATCTTTCTGCTTGAAACAAGTTAGTAAAGGTTGCTTGATTTCAATAATATCTCGGGAATTATCATGACATCGGACAGCGGTGAAATCAGGTATATTCTCGTCATCAAGGTTAGTGTGTCGGTCTATACTTTTGTATTGCCCGCCGAGCATCCAAGGATGTTCATGAAAAAGTTCCTGATATTTAGATTCCACCTCACACTTTGATTCAATATATTGATTGAGTTGTTTGAAACCGTTCGACATTTCCGTGAAATTGTCCTCATTAGTTTTCATCCCCTCAGAGTCATAAACTAACGATTCCATGCCCAATAATAATAAAGCTTGTTGGGCTAAAACCTTATCTACGCGAAATTGCCTTGGCTCTTGGCTGATATGCAAAGGGCCGAAGTCATAAAATAGCGACTTTTTCCATCCTAAAGACCTTACAACTATGACTCCTACAGAATCTGGGATTTCTACTCCCAAATCTATAGAGTCGATAGCGCCAATGTCCTTTTGGTAAATTGGTTCTCCTTTTTCAACATCCCTGTTAACTTTGATTTTTGCCTTTATTTCAAGTTCGTTAACATATGCGACACCGGTCAGATCATGATTTATAAGCACTAAAAGGTGGTCAATTTGGGATGGGGGCGGGAAATTTGGTATATTCTCAAAAACCATTGATTGCATATCTTCAAGACGCGTAACCAAAAGGTTAGAGTCAAGTGGTCCTATGAGCTCAGTCGTCATCACTTTGACTATCTCTTCCTTGACTGCGAAGCTTAAAGAAATACCAGCTGGCCTCACTTTTAGCTTAAACTCTTTTGGCATGATTCCTCTTTAGATGTGGCTAACGGCCTGCGTGAGGGGCGCGAATGAAGCGTTGCGAAATGAGCGTCCCTCTCGACGCCGTTGTTAGGGATTCTCTTTCAACTTGAATGACACACTGTAGTACCGCACGTCAATGTTGTTTGTCATCTCCAAGGCATACGTCAGTTTTGGGTCATGGTTGCGGCAAATGACAAGCCCTCTGACAGTCTGTCCGTTTTCGCATAGGTTTCTCTTGACCCATCCCATATAGCGAAGAATTTGCCCCACGACACGATCTGAAGGCCGCCCCTTCTTCAGTTCAATCACTATAAACGCTTTCGTCTTCTCCTCAGTCGCAAGGATGTCAATGGGGCCAATGTCTGTTGTATACTGCTGACCGTCATTGCCCTCTGAGTCCTCAAATACGCGGAGATGGCCCTTGAAGATCGTATCGAAGTTGCTGACAATGAAATCCTCCAGATACTTCTCTAGGACGAACTCGCTTGGATCTTCCACTTCCGGTTCGGCTTCCGGTGGAGCAATGGGTGGACCAGAGCCCTCAACTACACTCCTGAACTGCTCTTCCGAGAACTCGGCAAGCGTATGCATCGGAAAGACAATGCTGGGGAATGACTTGTCGCGGGGCTCTGCCTGCCATGCAACATCGAGAAAGCCAGGATGTTCAACATGCTGATTCCTGCCGGGTGAGAAAACGGCTGGACCCGTGATTTTGCCAATACCCGTCAGTGTCTTCCTTCCTCTCCTTGCGATTACGTAGTCTCCTGGCAGCATCTCGTGGTAGAACGACCACAGCATGTTTGTGTACAGCCCTTTGGTCTGAGAGGGTTTATCGGGGTAGGTTCTCGCAACGGCTTCCGCCAACTCATCTCTGGTCATGGCTGTAACGTCGCCAAGTTGCTTCCAGCCAATGGATATCACATTTTGGGCAAGATCGAATTGCCAGACCTTGCCGAACAGATCCGCTGGTTTCGATTCGACAGGAGCCATTACCCAGTAGCGTGACATCTCGTATCCTCCCTTCTGCAATCCCTAACGACGCCAATAACCGGATTTTTGCGTAGCGTAGCAAAAAGTCCGAGTTAATTGGCATTGTTAGGGCTCAAATTCTGCTTTAACTTCACCATTTTTCTTTCTCTTGACCGCTTCTGCAAAAAATATCCCTATAGTCCCAGCTAAGTTGGAAATAATAAAAAGCAGCCAAAGAGAGAATGTACCTTCAGCTTTTAATATTCCAACTTTATCAAGAAAAATTGAAATGGCTGACATTAACCCGATAATTATTAACATGCCACTAGCTGTTCGCATCACTTCTTCAGCTGAGCTATCTGGCGACCCTAAAGCGTACAGAATAAAACCTCCAACATAGCACAGTAAGTACAAAAGCCAGAAGGTAAATACAGACCCTTGAACTTCAACACCAAAGGGAGATATAAATAACACTATTCCGCTAATTACCCCAAGCGATATTAGTATAATTCCAGCAACTCTAAAAATAAACATTTTTCTCCTTTTTATAGCCCTAACAAGTTAATGTACAGTTTTCTGTATAATACCAAAATCACCACAAAAAATATCAAAGCATAAAAGTCAACAGGCAGGCGGGGGCAACAGATTTTTCTTGATTTCTATGTGCTTGCAATCTTTAAGCAGTCCTATATCTCCCGTTTTGTAATGATATACCAAAAACCGGATATCTACTGTTTTCGATATTTCTCCTGTCACCTGTCTGGCATCTGCACAGGCAGGTAAAAATTCGCCCAAATATCATTTCCAGGAGTTGC
The window above is part of the Nitrospirota bacterium genome. Proteins encoded here:
- a CDS encoding Shedu anti-phage system protein SduA domain-containing protein, which encodes MPKEFKLKVRPAGISLSFAVKEEIVKVMTTELIGPLDSNLLVTRLEDMQSMVFENIPNFPPPSQIDHLLVLINHDLTGVAYVNELEIKAKIKVNRDVEKGEPIYQKDIGAIDSIDLGVEIPDSVGVIVVRSLGWKKSLFYDFGPLHISQEPRQFRVDKVLAQQALLLLGMESLVYDSEGMKTNEDNFTEMSNGFKQLNQYIESKCEVESKYQELFHEHPWMLGGQYKSIDRHTNLDDENIPDFTAVRCHDNSRDIIEIKQPLLTCFKQKDNFSSSFNDAWNQSERYLSFVYRQRNYLKDEKGLLFENPKCILIIGSDLTPNQLKLICEKETLTKSVVVYTYDHIQRTACHILNLILKQARFFYELHRAPSYPLTNYIFAC
- a CDS encoding endonuclease NucS domain-containing protein, which encodes MSRYWVMAPVESKPADLFGKVWQFDLAQNVISIGWKQLGDVTAMTRDELAEAVARTYPDKPSQTKGLYTNMLWSFYHEMLPGDYVIARRGRKTLTGIGKITGPAVFSPGRNQHVEHPGFLDVAWQAEPRDKSFPSIVFPMHTLAEFSEEQFRSVVEGSGPPIAPPEAEPEVEDPSEFVLEKYLEDFIVSNFDTIFKGHLRVFEDSEGNDGQQYTTDIGPIDILATEEKTKAFIVIELKKGRPSDRVVGQILRYMGWVKRNLCENGQTVRGLVICRNHDPKLTYALEMTNNIDVRYYSVSFKLKENP